The window CAGCTCGTACCCGTTCCTTCGGAACTCGACCTCGGTTTGGCCGCGCTCTGCGAGCCGCTGGCCGTGGCCGTCCATGCGGTGTTCACGCGAGCTTGTATAAAGCCGGGCCAGAAAGTGGTGGTGTCGGGACCTGGGCCCATCGGGGTGCTTTGCGGGATGTTGGCCGACCTCGGCGGGGCGGAGGTTCTTCTGACAGGGGTGGAGCGGGATTCAGCGTGGCGACTGCCTGCTGCAGAACGTGTGGGGCTGGAAACCGCAAACCTCAGCGAGGCGCCGCTGGAAGCATATTTGCGCGATGGTTTTGGAGGAAACGCTCCAGACTTCTGGATAGAAAGTTCCGGATCCGTCAGAGCGCTCGGCTCGGCGCTGGAATCTGTGCGGCCGGGAGGAAAGATAATAGTGGTCGGCCTCTATGCTGAGCAGATGTCCTTTTATCCGACTTCGGCGGTGCGCAGGGAGCTTGATGTCGTGTTCAGCTATAGTTGCAGCTATGCCGACTATCGTACCGCACTGTCTCTTTTGAGTAGTGGTGCCGTGGATCCTGGACCTCTGATCTCCAGATATCCGCTGCGGGATGCCCGGAAGGCTTTCGAGGTGACTGGTGGGGGACGGGTCGTCAAAGCGATGCTAGTTCCGTGATGCCCGATTTGTACGAGTGAACGCGGTGCGTACCGGTATGGCACCTGGGAGGAACGAATGAGGCCGAAGCGAGAGGTGGGCATGGACCATCTGACGATGCTGGATGTCTCGCCACCCGAACTTGTGGTCATCGCAGCAAAGGCCGGATTCGATTGTGTCGGTCTGCGTGTTTCTGCGGCGGGTCCGGAAGAGAAACCCTGGCCCATGAAGCAGGGGTCGCCCATGTTAGAAGAGACCCTACGTCTGCTGAAGGATACGGGCATCCGGGTTCTCGATGTCGAGGTGTTGCGTATCGGCCCCGAAACGACCCTTGACGACTACGAGCATATCCTTGAGACAGGAGCCCTTCTCGGAGCTCGGTATCTCACCGTCAACAGCGACGATCCAGACCTTGAGCGAGCCTCCGAGACGTTCGCTGTCCTGAGTTCCAACGCACGTTCCTACGGCCTGCGTCCATTGATCGAGCCGATCCCCTACACCAGAGTCTCGAACCTCAAGGATGCAATACACATAGCACGGAGATCCGGAGGTGGAGGGATACTGCTGGACTGTCTGCATTTCCAGCGCTACGGCGGCGACCTCGGAATGCTGCGTGCGCTGGATCCGCAGTTGTTCTCCTACCTGCAGTTGTGCGATGCTCCACTGTCTCCTCCCACCGGCTTGCCACGGCCTCAGAGACTTCCACGCGGACAGTCGACCGATGGTACCGATCTGCAACTTGAGAGTCGGGCTCTGCGTCTGTTGCCGGGGGAAGGTGAATTGCCATTGAGAGAGATCCTTGAGTCTCTACCTCCAGAGATGCCAGTCAGCGTCGAAGCCCCGAATATGGAGCTGCGGAAAACCTTGACCCCGGTGGAGTTCGCTCGCAGGGCATGGCAGGCAGTAGATGAGCTACTTCACCAAGGCCTGGATGTAGGTTGACGCTTAGCGCTCTGCTTCGGGTCGATCTTTGCGGGAACGACTCTTCACGTATTCGAGGATCTGATCCCGTAATCCGGCCTCGAGGGCTTGCGTTAATTTCGGAGCAGACCCGCAGATCACCATCCCCTCTGGAATCGCCACGGTGAGCATGGGGGTGCTGGTCTCCCCATGATACATGTACCCGGATCTGCCCCGGCCCTTCGTCGTGAGGATGTTGCCCAGGGAATCAGCAGACAGAGGGGTGGACCATTCGAACGGTATCACTCTCGCGAAGACCAGATATTCGGCAAAGGCGAAGTGTGCCGGCATCTCCACACTCGGGTGCGCACTCTCCCGCTCGAAGAGCCCTTCAAACCGGCTCGTGAACTCCTCTACGTTTTCGGACACCAGGCAGGCCGCCAGGCTGTGCGTGACGCGGCCGAGTGGGATGTCCGCCAGCCACAGCAAACCCAGCCTTTCCGGGAGGGGATCAGGATCCTGGTAAAGATAAGAGTTTCCTCCGAGAGACCTGGAAGGCACGACGATGAAATGCGCCGAGAGACCACTGCCATTGTCTGCAATCGTGGTCTCATATACCTGTGAGAGGTCGAGCGACGTTCCGAATCCGTACCAGTAATCCATGTCCGACGAGTATGTCATATTCCAGTCCCGCGTTTCAACGCTTTCTGTTCGTGGGGATGCGGATCTCGATAAAGGTATACTCACAGCATATGGCCAGAACATTCATTCGGTATTTGTGTTATGGCTTGTCGGCTGACAAAATGGTAAACAGAGGTGGAGAGTGGGATCTCGAAATCCACGCGAGTCGAGAGAACGACCCCGTCAGGGGTTTCTGGCGCAAGGCTGGACAGGGGGATACGCCGGGCGATCTGATACAGCTGAAAGGCAGAAACAAGGAATAATAGATTGATGGAGATTCACGGTGGATAAGATAGCAGCTCTTGGTGAAGCCATCTCCTCCCTGATCTCGGACGGGGATTCGGTCGCGCTGGAGGGGTTCACGCACCTGATACCCTTCGCCGCCGCCCACGAGATCATCCGCCAGCAAAAGAAGGACCTCACCCTGATCAGGATGACCCCCGACCTCGTCTACGACCAGATGATCGGGATGGGGTGCGCGGGGAAGCTCATCTTCAGCTGGGGCGGCAACCCCGGGGTGGGCTCGCTGCACCGCTTCCGGGACGCGGTGGAGAATGGCTGGCCCTGCCCCCTGGAGATAGAGGAGCACTCCCACGCGGGGATGGCGAACCGCTACGTGGCCGGCGCCTCCCGCCTTCCCTTCGCCGTTCTGCGGGGCTACAAGGGTACGGACCTCTCCCGGGTCACCGAGACGATAGCCCCCATAGAGTGTCCGTTCACCGGGGAAGAGCTCGTGGCGGTGCCGGCCATAAACCCGGACGTCGCCGTGATCCACGCCCAGCAGTCGGATAGAAAGGGCAACGTGGCCCTCTGGGGGATAGTCGGCATCCAGAAGGAGGCCGCGCTCTCGGCGGAGAGGGTGATCGTCACGGTGGAGGAGGTCGTCGACGAGATAGAGCCGCATCACTTCCAGACGGTGATCCCGCACGTTGCCGTAGACGCGGTGTGCGTGGTCCCGAGGGGGGCCTACCCATCCTACGCCCACGGCTACTACGACCGCGACAACACCTTCTACGAGGCGTGGGACGGGATAAGCCGTGACAGGGAGACCTTCATGGAGTGGATGGAACGCCACGTGATGGGGGTCGAAGACTACGCCTCCCACCTGAAGAGCATAGAAAAGGAGGGGATCGTCTCCCGATGAGAAGCCATCAGGAAGAAAAGTCCTCCCGGATGGACTACGCGGCGGACGAGATGATGTCCATCGCCGCCGCGAGGGAGCTCAGAGATGGGGTGCTGTGCTTCGTCGGGATAGGGCTGCCCTCCGAGGCCGCGAACCTGGCCAGGAAGACCCACGCCCCCAACTGCATGCTCATCTACGAGTCCGGGACCATAGGGGCAAAACCCGAGGTGTTGCCGCTCAGCATAGGAGACGGGGAGCTCGCCGAGCACGCGGACTCGGTGGTCACGGTGCCGGAGATCTTCAACTACTGGTTGCAGGGCGGTCGCATAGACGTGGGGTTCCTGGGCGCGGCCCAGATAGACCGCTACGCCAACATAAACACCACCGTCATAGGCGACTACCAGAAGCCCAAAGTGAGGCTGCCCGGGGCCGGGGGCGCACCCGAGATAGCCGCCTCGGCGAAAGAGGTGATCATAATCCTGAGGCACAAGAGGCGCGCCTTCGTCGAGAACCTGGACTTCCTCACCTCCGTCGGGCACTACAAGGGCGGGAAGTCCAGAGAAGGGCTCGGCTACACCGGGGCGGGCCCCACCATGGTCATAACCGACCTCGGCATCCTGAGGCCCCGGGAGGAGAGCAGGGAGCTCGAGCTCGTCGCCGTCCACCCCGGCGTGGAGGTCGATCAGGTGAGAGAGCAGACCGGCTGGGATCTCGCCGTCTCCGACGACCTGAAGACCACCGCTCCTCCCACCGAAGAGGAGCTTGGGGTCCTGCGCGAGCTCAGGAGGAAGACCGAGGCGGCGAGGAAAGAAGGAGCGGGATGAGAGAGAGGAGCCTGTAGCGGATGGCATACGGAGGAGCAAACGAAGCCTGGATCGTCGGGGCGGTGAGGACGCCCGTCGGCAGGCACGGCGGGGCCCTCTCCCCGGTACGCCCCGACGACCTCGGGGCCATAGCCCTCTCCGAGCTCATGCGGCGCACCGGCGTCCCGCCCTCCGAGGTCGAGGACGTCTACTTCGGGTGCGCCAACCAGGCCGGAGAGGACAACCGCAACGTCGCGAGGATGAGCCTGATCCTGGCGGGCTTTCCCCTGGAGGTGGCGGGGGCCACGGTGAACAGGCTGTGCGGCTCCGGGCTCGAGGCCGTGGCGCAGGCCGCCCGCGCCGTCATGCTCGGGGAGGCCGACGTCTACGTCGGCGGCGGGGTCGAGTCGATGAGCCGCGCGCCGTGGGTGATGCCGAAGCCCGAGAGGGCGTACCCCACCGGGCACACCACGATGTACGACACGACTCTGGGCTGGCGGCTCACCAACCCGAAGATGGAGGAGTGGGGCCACACCGACTCTCTGGGGATGACCGCCGAGAACCTCGTCGAGGACCTCGCCGGGAAGTACGAGATCTCGCGCGAGAGGCAGGACCGATTCGCCCTCGGCAGCCACAGGAAGGCCATCGCCGCCCAGGACGAAAAGCGGCTGCGCGAGGAGATAGTCCCCGTCACGGTGAAGACCAGAAAAGAGGAGCGTCTCGTCGAGGCCGACGAGGGGCCGAGGCGCGACACCTCCCTGGAGAAACTCGCCAGACTGAAGCCCGTCTTCAAGCCGGGAGGGACGGTCACCGCCGGGAACTCCTCACCCCTCAACGACGGGGCGGCGGCGGTGCTCGTCGTCTCGAAGGAGTACGCGAAGGCTCACGGCCTCGAGCCCCTGGCGAGGATAAGGAGCATAGGCGTCGCCGGGGTGCCGCCGCGGGTGATGGGCATCGGGCCCGTTCCCGCGACGCGGAAGGCGCTCGAGCGGGCGGGCATAACGCTGGACGACATCGACCTCGTCGAGCTGAACGAAGCGTTCGCGGCGCAGGTCCTCGCCGTGCTCTACGAGTGGGGGATGGACCCCGAGGACGAGAGGCTCAACCCCAACGGCGGAGCGATCGCGCTCGGACACCCTTTGGGATGCTCCGGGGCGCGCCTCCTCACCACGCTCGTGCACGAGATGCGGCGCAGGGAGGACGCGACGCTGGGGCTCGCGACGATGTGCATCGGGGTGGGCCAGGGTATCGCCATGGTCCTCGAGAAGGTGGACTAGAGAGGAGGCCGGAAGGACGGTGCAGCATAAACCAGCGGAGAACCGGAGCAAGATCCTCGTCCCGCAGGAGGACGAGATCGAGCAGCCGCCATACCTCTATCCCGACTACGTCGGGACGCGGCTCCGGGCGCCGAAGGAGCCCCTGATCATCCTGCCCAAGACCCTCTCGGACGTCACCGGTCCGGTCTACGGGCACCACAGGCCGGGCGAGCTCGACAACGACCTCACCCGCCAGCACGAGGGCGAGCCGCAGGGGCAGAAGATCATCGTGCACGGCCGGGTCCTCGACGGCGACGGGCGCCCGGTCAGGAACACCCTCGTCGAGATCTGGCAGGCCAACGCCGCCGGGCGCTACCGGCACAAAGTCGACCAGCACCCGGCCCCGATAGACCCGAACTTCAGCGGGGCGGGAAGGACCCTGACCGACGATGACGGCTACTACCGCTTCGTCACCATAAAGCCCGGGGCCTACCCCTGGCAGAACCACTACAACGCCTGGCGCCCGGCGCACATCCACTTCTCGCTGTTCGGGCGGGCGTTCAGGAGCCGGCTCGTGACCCAGATGTACTTCCCCGGGGATCCGCTCTTCTACCAGGATCCGATCTTCAACTCCGTGCGCGACGAGAAGGCGCGGGAGCGCATGATCTCGACCTTCGACCTCGACGCGACCATCCCGGAGGAGGCGCTCGGCTTCCGCTTCGACATCGTGCTCGAGGGCCGCTACGCCACCCCGTTCGAGAGGCCGCACGCATGACGGAGGAGAAGGTGCAAAAGCTGCGTCTCACCCCCTCGCAGACGGTCGGCCCCTACCTGAGCCTGGGTCTGCTGCGCGAGGACTGGTCGGAGCTCGTCTCCCCGGATCATCCGCAGGCCATAAGGATCGAGGGCACCCTCTACGACGGCGCGGGCGACCCCGTGACGGACGGGCTCGTCGAGATCTGGCAGGCCGCACCCTCCGGCCGCTACGACCACCCCACAGACGACCGGGAGGATCTCCCGCTCGAAGAAGGCTTCCACGGCTTCGGCCGCTCAGGTACTGTGGATGGGGGGCGCTTCTCGTTCGTCACCCTCAAGCCCGGCCCCGTTCCCGGCCCCGAAGGGACGACCCAGGCGCCGCACATCATGGTCGCGGTCTTCGCCCGGGGGCTCCTGAAGCAGCTCATAACCCGCATCTACTTCGAAGACGAGGCGGAGGCGAACGCCGGAGACCCCGTGCTCCGCTCGATAGCGGACGAGAGGATGAGGAACACCCTCATCGCCCACAGGGAGGGCGGGAACCTCTACCGCTTCGACATCCGCCTGCAGGGCGAGGGGCAGACGGCCTTCTTCAAGCTCTCCGAATGAGCGGGGAGCTCTTCGGGCCCATCTTCGTCCCCGAGCGCTTCCGCGAGGCCGTCTCCGACCGGGCGTGGCTGCAGGCGATGCTCGACGCGGAGGCGGCCCTCGCCCGCGCCGAGGCGGAGGCCGGGCTCATCGGCGAACGGGACGCCGGGGCCATAGCCGCCTGCTGCCGGGCCGAGCTCTACGACCCGCGGGTGATCGGGGAGAGGGCCGCTGCCGCCGGGAATCCCGTGCCGGCCCTGGTGAAGGAGCTCACCGCACGGGTCTCGGGGGTCTCGGAGGAGGCCGCCCGCCACGTCCACCGGGGCGCGACGAGCCAGGACATCACCGACACGGCGGCGATGCTCCTCCTCCGGCGCACCCTCGACATGCTCCTGCCCGAGGTGGACGCCGTCTGCGCAGCGTGCGCCCGGCTCGCCGGGGAGCACCGGGAGACCCTCATGCCCGCGAGGACGCTCCTGCAGCAGGCCCTCCCTACGACCTTCGGGCTCAAGGCCGCCGGCTGGCTCGCCGGGGTGCTCGAGGCGCGCCGGGCTCTGCTGGAGGTGCGCCGCACCGGGCTCGCGGCTCAGCTCGGGGGTGCGGCCGGGACGCTCGCCTCGCTCGGGGAAGCGGGGGGCGTGGTGCTCGAGAACTTCGCCCGGCTGCTCGACCTTGCGGAGCCCGCGCTCCCCTGGCACGCCGAGCGCTCGCGCATCGCCCGCACCGGCGGGACGCTCTCCCTGCTCGCGGGCGCGCTGGAGAAGATCTCCCGAGATGTCATCCTCATGGCGCAGACCGAGGTGGGGGAGGTCGCTGAGCCCGCCGGAGAGGGGCGCGGGGGCTCCTCTACGCTCCCGCACAAGCGCAACCCCATCCTCTGCGTGACCGCCGCGGCGAGCTGCCGCCGGGTGCGGGCCTTCTGTAGTACCCTGCAGGAGGCGATGGCGACCGAGCACGAGCGGCCGGCCTTCGGTTCCTGGCACGCCGAGTGGGAGGCACTCGGCGGAGCGCTCGCCCACGCCGGCGGGGCCGTGTGCGCGGTGCGCGAGGTGGTGGAGGGGCTTGAGGTCCACCCGGAGAGGATGCGGCAGAACCTGGGCGCGACCGAGGGGCTAATCCTCGCCGAGCGGGTCGTCACGGCGGCCGCGGGGCGCATCGGGCGGCTCGCGGCGCACGAGGCCGTCGAGCGGGCGGCGCGCCGGACCGCCTCTGGGGGCGGGGCCTTCCGGGAGGAGCTTCTCGCCGAGGAGGCCATCGCCGGGGCGCTCTCCGGGGAGGAGCTCGATCGGGCTCTCGACCCGGCGGGGTATCTCGGGTCTGCGAGGGCTTTCGTGGACCGGGCTCTGGAGCTATACCGCAAGGAGGTGCAGGGTTGAGCGTGGAGGTGCATTACGAGCTGGAGGGTCCCGAGGACGCGCCGGTACTGGTGCTGTCCAATTCCCTGGGCACGACGCTCGAGATGTGGGACGATCAGGCGGAGGTGCTGCGGGAGCGCTTCCGCCTCGTGCGCTACGACTACCGGGGGCACGACGGCTCCCCGGTCCCGCCGGGACCGTACACGATCGACGATCTGGGCGGGGACGTGCTCGCACTTCTGGACCGGCTCGGGATCGACCGGTTCTCCTTCTGCGGGCTCTCGATCGGGGGTATGGTCGGGATGTGGGTCGCGAGCGAGGTCCCCGGGCGCGTCGAGCGGCTCGTGCTCTGCTGCACCTCGGCGCTCCTCGGGCCGAAGGAGACCTGGACCGAGCGGGCCGAGACGGCCCGCGAGCACGGCGTCGCCGTGATGGAGGAGATGGTGCTCGAGCGCTGGTTCACCCCCCGCTTCCGCCGGGAGCACCCGGAGAAGGTCGAGAGGGTCGGTCGGATGCTGCGCGAGACCCCGGCCGAGGGGTACGCGGGCTGCTGCGAGGCGATCCGGGAGATGGATCTGCGCGGCCGCCTCGGCCGGATAAAGGCCCCGACGCTCGTCATCGCCGCGGCCGACGACCCCTCGACCCCACCGGAGCACGGCGAGGCCATCCGGGACGCCATCCCCGACGCGCGGATGATCGTGGTGGAGGATTCCGCGCACCTGGTGAACATCGAGCATCCCGAGGAGGTCACCCGGGCCATAATGGAGCACCTCACCTCGTGAGCGGAAGGGACTACGAGGAGGGGCTCAGGGTACGCCGGGAGGTGCTCGGGGACGAGCACGTCGACCGGGCGCTCGCGAGCGCGGACGACCTCACCGCGGACTTCCAGGAGTTCATCACCCGTTACGCGTGGGGCGGGATCTGGACCCGCCCCGGCCTCGACCGCAAGACCCGCCGGTGCATGACCATCACCGCGCTCGTCGCGCTCGGGCACCTCGAGGAGCTGAAGATGCACATCCGGGCCGCGCTCGAGGACGGGATGAGCCTCGCGGAGATAAAGGAGGTCCTGCTGCAGAGCGCCGTCTACTGCGGGGTGCCCGCCGCCAACGCCGCCTTCGCCGCGGCGCGCGAGGTGGTCTCCGGGATGAGGGGTCCTGACGGGAGCGGACACGTAGGTTAAACTCTCCCGCGGAGAGGTGGCAGAGCGGACTAATGCGGCGGTCTCGAAAACCGTAGCGCCGGTTATCCCGGCGCCGGGGGTTCGAATCCCCCCCTCTCCGCTTCGCTGAACGCCGCTTCTCTGGTGGCGTATGATTGCCCCGTATGATCCGGTGCCAGAGGAAACCCGCAACCCTCCTCGATGCGCTGGTGCTCGCCGCCGCCGTGGCGGCGTTCGTGCTCGGCTCGTGGGTCAACGTGCACTCCGGGGGGATGACGCTCTCCCGGATCGCCACGACCTCCATGAAGGTCCACGTGGACTTCCAGACCTTCTGGCTCTCGGCTGAGGCGGTGTGGGGTGGGGGCGACATCTACCACACGGGCGCCACCCTCCCGAACCTGAACCCGCCGTTCTGGACCCTGGTGTTCTCCCCGCTCGGCCTGCTCGAGCCGCTCGATGCCTACCGCATCTTCGTCCTGCTGACGCTGCTTCTGTTCGTCTGCTACACGGCCTGGACGGCCCACGAGCTGCGCCTGGGCGGGGGATGGGCCTCCTTCGCCGCGGGGGCACTCTTTCTCTCCTCGCCGCTGCTCGCCACGCTCGCGCTGGGACAGATATACGCGGTCGTCACCCTCGCGCTCGTCGCTTCCTGGGTCGCCGACAGGCGCGGGCGCCGGGTCCTCTCCGGCGTCGCCCTCGGCCTTGCGGTGGCGGTGAAGCCCTCGCTCGCGCCGGCGTTGTTGTGGTACGTGATGCGCGGCCGGTGGGCCTCCTTCGGGTCGGCGGTGGCGGCCGGGGCGCTGGCGACGCTGGGTGCGGCCCTCTCCCTCGGGCCGCGGAGCACCATGGAGTGGCTGCGGGTGGCGTTCGGGAACTCGGTCGACCCTTACTGGGACAACGCCTCGCTCCCGGGGACCGCGGCGAGGCTCTTCACCAGGAATCCCTACTCCCGCGCGCTCGCCGAAGCGCCGGTGATGATCTACGTGGCGTACGCCGTCGCGATCCTGCTGCTCCTGTACACCTGCTACCGGGTGTGGAAGGGCTCGGAGGCGGGTTTGTGGGCCATGGTCGCAGCCTCGCTGCTCCTCTCCCCGATCTCCTGGAACAACTACCTGATGCTCCTCACCCCGGGCATCCTGGTGCTCCTCGCCCGCCGGCGCTACGCTCCGGCGCTGCTTCTGCTGGCGTTGCAGTACATCCCGCCCGAGTGGCCGCTGCTCTGGGCCGGGAAGGGCACGGTCGCGGCCGCGCTCGCGATGGGCCTCTACCTCTACAGCCTCCTCATCCACTGGGCGGCGTTCACCTTCTCCCCGCGGGCTGAGATGGAGAAGGGGGCCTGAGCCGCCCGGGCCTACCTCCCTTCCAGGCCCTTCAGGGCGCGCTCGGCGGCGCGGCGCAGGCGGCGGTCCGAGTCGGCGTGGAAGACGGCGCGCAGGTCGCTTGTAGCGAGGTCTCTCTCGCCGAGCGCTGCGTGCGCCGAGGCCCGGTTGTAGTAGGCGATCCCGAGCTTCGGGTCGAGCTTCACCGCCCGGTCCGCGGCGTCCAGGGCGGCATGGTGGTTTCCGGCGGCGTCCAGGCAGGCGGCGAGCGCCGAGTAGTAGCGGGGCAGGGGCCTTTCCTTGAGCAGCTGTTCGTAGATCGAAGCCGCCTTCTCGTACTCCTCCCGGCGGAAAGCCCGGGCCGCCCGGCGTTCCGCCGGAGAGACCCCGAGCGCCATGAGTGCGATGATCACGACGGATCCCACCAGGTAGACGGCGAGCACCTGCATGTAGTTGGTGCCGGGGATGGCCTGCTGCATCACGAAGGGCAGGAGGACGAGGAGTACGCCCGTGGTGCAGAATGGGATGAGCCTCCAGACGAAGTCCATGTAGGCTCGGGCGCGCAGCAGGTCCCGGGACTGGCGGGCCGCGACGAGGGCGAGGAAAAACAGGATGACCAGCCCGCCGAGCGCCGGGTAGAGGAAGCTCAAGAGGTCATCTCCTCCAGAACCGCGTGTACGTTTCCCTTGAAGCGGCGTGGGAGGTCGGCCTCCAGCGAGCGGCGGAGGTCCTTTATCGCGCGGCCCTTGTGCCCGAGCCGGCGCTCGACCATCGCCCGGTTGTAGTAGGCGAGCCCGTACTCGGGGTCGCGCCTTATCGCCTCGGTGGCCGCCTCGGCCGCCTCCTCGTAGCGTTCGGTCGCCGCGAGGGCGGCGGAGAGGAAGGTGTAGTGGCGGGCGAGGGGGGCGCTCTGGACCAGGAGCCGGTACTGCTCTGCGGCGTCCTCGTAGTCCTTGCGCCGGAAGGCCCGGCTCGCGCGTCTCTCGGCTGCCGGCGAGGAGAATATGTTCGACGCTATGACCGCGACGGCGAAGACGCCGGCCCACGTCATGAGCGCCCACTGCTGCTGCACGGAGCGGATGAAGAAGAGGCTCAGCGCCATGAGGACCAGTATCGCGTAGGGGAGCAGTCTCCTCCCGAGGTAACCCCAGGCCCTGACCCGCACCAGGTCTTTGTTCGCCGTGTAGACGAGCTGCCAGCTCACGGCCAGGACGATGAGGAGGAGTATGATCGGGAGCGCCGCGCCCGAGCCCATGCTAATCTCCTTCCTCTACGAGGTGCCCACGGACGCGGGCTCGAGATCTTGCAGGACCTCGAGCGCCGGCGCCGCGAGTTCCTCGAAGTCACGCTCGTCGAGGGCGGGTGTGGCTCCTTCGATCGGGACCTGACTCTCCAGCTCCACCCAGCTCTTGCACCCGCCGTAGGATTCGCTGTAGGGGAGCTCCACCGGCTCGGGGAGCAGGTGGGTGCGCAGGACCAGCACGGTGAGCGGCTTCTTCGGGCGCCACCTGAAACGTTTCTCCGCGTACTCCCGGCTCCACATGTGGTGGGGCTCCAGCGCGGCGAGCGCTTCGGGTTCGGAGATCTCGTACGCCCCGACGACCTCGGCGAAGGAGGTGAGGACGATCGGCTCGTCGTCGCGTCGGGAGGGGCTGTCCCGCAACAGGTCGCGGTAGGCGAGTTTGAGAAGCTCGGGCCTCTGGTGCTCGTAGCTCTTGTAGAGCAAAAAGCGCGCCTCGGGGACGGCGAAGGACTTCTCCCGGATGCCGCCCTTGCGTATCAGGAGCGCCGTACGGCCCCGTTCGAGCGCCTCTATGGCCACCGCCCACTCCTTGAGCGCGTGCTTGAGGGAATCCAAAGGGCTCACCTCCCTAATATAATGCGATGCGGTTGCCCAGCGCAATTATATGACGTAGAGGCCAACAGGCTCCGCTCTTACAGGAGGGATGTATGTCGGATCAGGAGAGGGGATTCAGGATCGAGCGGGACTCGATGGGCGAGGTGAAGGTCCCGGAGGACGCGCTCTACGGCGCGCAGACCCAGCGGGCGAAGGAGAACTTCCCGATAAGCGACCTGCGTTTCCCGCGACGTTTCATCCAGGCCCTCGGCGCGATAAAACTCGAGGCGGCTAACGTCAACCACGAACTCGGGCTGCTCGACGGCAGGATCAAAGACGCGATAGTCGCCGCGGCGGAAGAGGTCGTCGAGGGCAGGCTCGACGACCAGTTTGTCCTGGACGTCTTCCAGACCGGCAGCGGCACCTCGACCAACATGAACGCCAACGAGGTCATCTCCAACCGCGCGATAGAGATCCTCGGCGGCGAACGCGGCTCCAGGGACCCTGTGCACCCCAACGACCACGTCAACAAGGGCCAGTCCTCCAACGACGTGATCCCCACCGCTATCCACCTCTCCGCCCTCCTGGCCGTGAACGAGGATCTCATCCCGGCGCTCGAGGGGCTGCAGCGTGCGCTGGAGGAGAAAGCACGCGAGTTCGACGACGTGGTGAAGACCGGACGCACCCACCTGCAGGATGCCACCCCGATCCGGCTCGGCCAGGAGTTCCAGGGCTACGCCGGGCAGATAGAGCGCGGCATCGAGCGGGTGAGGAAGGCCGCCGAAGGTCTCTCGGAGGTCGCCCTCGGCGGGACCGCCGTCGGGACCGGCGTCAACACCCACCCCGAGTTCGCGAGCAGGGTCTGCGAGCGTCTCAGCCGGCGCTTCGGGATCGAGATCAGAGAGACCGGGAACCACTTCCAGGCGCAGAGCGCGATGGACGCGGCGGTGTTCGCGAGCGGGGCGATGAAGACGGTCGCGGCCTCCCTCATGAAGATCTCGAACGACATCCGCTGGATGGGATGCGGTCCGCGGGCGGGCTTCGCCGAGATAGCGCTCCCGGAGCTGCAGCCGGGCTCCTCGATCATGCCGGGCAAGGTCAACCCGGTGATCGCCGAGAGCGTGACGATGGTCTGCGCGCAGGTCTACGGCGACGACGCCACGATAG of the Rubrobacter calidifluminis genome contains:
- the pcaB gene encoding 3-carboxy-cis,cis-muconate cycloisomerase; translated protein: MSGELFGPIFVPERFREAVSDRAWLQAMLDAEAALARAEAEAGLIGERDAGAIAACCRAELYDPRVIGERAAAAGNPVPALVKELTARVSGVSEEAARHVHRGATSQDITDTAAMLLLRRTLDMLLPEVDAVCAACARLAGEHRETLMPARTLLQQALPTTFGLKAAGWLAGVLEARRALLEVRRTGLAAQLGGAAGTLASLGEAGGVVLENFARLLDLAEPALPWHAERSRIARTGGTLSLLAGALEKISRDVILMAQTEVGEVAEPAGEGRGGSSTLPHKRNPILCVTAAASCRRVRAFCSTLQEAMATEHERPAFGSWHAEWEALGGALAHAGGAVCAVREVVEGLEVHPERMRQNLGATEGLILAERVVTAAAGRIGRLAAHEAVERAARRTASGGGAFREELLAEEAIAGALSGEELDRALDPAGYLGSARAFVDRALELYRKEVQG
- the pcaD gene encoding 3-oxoadipate enol-lactonase, with product MEVHYELEGPEDAPVLVLSNSLGTTLEMWDDQAEVLRERFRLVRYDYRGHDGSPVPPGPYTIDDLGGDVLALLDRLGIDRFSFCGLSIGGMVGMWVASEVPGRVERLVLCCTSALLGPKETWTERAETAREHGVAVMEEMVLERWFTPRFRREHPEKVERVGRMLRETPAEGYAGCCEAIREMDLRGRLGRIKAPTLVIAAADDPSTPPEHGEAIRDAIPDARMIVVEDSAHLVNIEHPEEVTRAIMEHLTS
- the pcaC gene encoding 4-carboxymuconolactone decarboxylase; protein product: MSGRDYEEGLRVRREVLGDEHVDRALASADDLTADFQEFITRYAWGGIWTRPGLDRKTRRCMTITALVALGHLEELKMHIRAALEDGMSLAEIKEVLLQSAVYCGVPAANAAFAAAREVVSGMRGPDGSGHVG
- a CDS encoding glycosyltransferase family 87 protein, whose protein sequence is MIRCQRKPATLLDALVLAAAVAAFVLGSWVNVHSGGMTLSRIATTSMKVHVDFQTFWLSAEAVWGGGDIYHTGATLPNLNPPFWTLVFSPLGLLEPLDAYRIFVLLTLLLFVCYTAWTAHELRLGGGWASFAAGALFLSSPLLATLALGQIYAVVTLALVASWVADRRGRRVLSGVALGLAVAVKPSLAPALLWYVMRGRWASFGSAVAAGALATLGAALSLGPRSTMEWLRVAFGNSVDPYWDNASLPGTAARLFTRNPYSRALAEAPVMIYVAYAVAILLLLYTCYRVWKGSEAGLWAMVAASLLLSPISWNNYLMLLTPGILVLLARRRYAPALLLLALQYIPPEWPLLWAGKGTVAAALAMGLYLYSLLIHWAAFTFSPRAEMEKGA
- a CDS encoding DUF1802 family protein, which codes for MDSLKHALKEWAVAIEALERGRTALLIRKGGIREKSFAVPEARFLLYKSYEHQRPELLKLAYRDLLRDSPSRRDDEPIVLTSFAEVVGAYEISEPEALAALEPHHMWSREYAEKRFRWRPKKPLTVLVLRTHLLPEPVELPYSESYGGCKSWVELESQVPIEGATPALDERDFEELAAPALEVLQDLEPASVGTS
- a CDS encoding class II fumarate hydratase; amino-acid sequence: MSDQERGFRIERDSMGEVKVPEDALYGAQTQRAKENFPISDLRFPRRFIQALGAIKLEAANVNHELGLLDGRIKDAIVAAAEEVVEGRLDDQFVLDVFQTGSGTSTNMNANEVISNRAIEILGGERGSRDPVHPNDHVNKGQSSNDVIPTAIHLSALLAVNEDLIPALEGLQRALEEKAREFDDVVKTGRTHLQDATPIRLGQEFQGYAGQIERGIERVRKAAEGLSEVALGGTAVGTGVNTHPEFASRVCERLSRRFGIEIRETGNHFQAQSAMDAAVFASGAMKTVAASLMKISNDIRWMGCGPRAGFAEIALPELQPGSSIMPGKVNPVIAESVTMVCAQVYGDDATIALAGQSGNFELNVMLPVIAHNLLEEITLLANASANLTTRCVTGIKATERGPELVEKGLMLATALAPEIGYDKAAEIAKEAYRTGKTIRELAREKTDLSEERIAELLDARRMTEV